The following proteins come from a genomic window of Dreissena polymorpha isolate Duluth1 chromosome 1, UMN_Dpol_1.0, whole genome shotgun sequence:
- the LOC127849041 gene encoding zinc finger protein 59-like, which translates to MSESELMNSANGSLLDISLEEELCTSERFSCGICEASYARKAYLNRHLKTHEDGCIKCSVCTQFFKTEEDKRKHIEDKHRPIMCESSGKVFSTRNYMEFHKKTHEVEVVNYGKKCPFPNCGKIYWQNSKFQDHLMMRFK; encoded by the coding sequence atGAGTGAATCGGAGCTTATGAATTCCGCCAACGGTTCGttgttggacattagtttagaagAAGAATTGTGTACAAGCGAACGGTTCTCGTGTGGAATTTGTGAGGCCAGTTATGCTAGGAAAGCCTACTTGAATCGTCATTTGAAGACACATGAGGATGGATGCATAAAGTGCTCAGTGTGCACTCAGTTCTTTAAGACTGAGGAAGATAAAAGGAAACACATCGAGGACAAACATAGGCCAATCATGTGCGAAAGTTCTGGAAAGGTTTTTTCCACTCGTAACTATATGGAATTCCACAAGAAAACCCATGAGGTAGAGGTTGTGAACTATGGCAAGAAATGTCCATTTCCAAACTGTGGGAAGATATATTGGCAGAATTCTAAATTTCAAGACCatttgatgatgcgattcaaataa